One genomic segment of Mycolicibacterium psychrotolerans includes these proteins:
- a CDS encoding VOC family protein produces MIGQLRSVVVDCPDPQGLAGFWAEVLGGAVTEEEPDWVVVTDPSGRRLAFQLSPEHQPPRFPDAHASQQFHLDVVIDDDVDAAEREVLRLGGTRVTDAEGEDHFRVFRDPAGHPFCLVWGVDT; encoded by the coding sequence ATGATCGGACAACTGCGTTCTGTCGTCGTCGACTGTCCCGACCCGCAGGGGCTGGCGGGATTCTGGGCCGAGGTGCTGGGTGGCGCCGTCACCGAGGAGGAGCCGGACTGGGTCGTCGTCACCGACCCGTCGGGGCGTCGGCTGGCCTTCCAGCTCTCACCCGAGCACCAACCGCCCCGGTTCCCCGACGCCCACGCCTCCCAGCAGTTCCACCTCGACGTCGTGATCGACGACGACGTCGACGCTGCCGAGCGTGAGGTTCTCCGCCTGGGCGGCACGCGCGTCACCGACGCCGAGGGGGAGGACCACTTCCGCGTGTTCCGTGATCCCGCGGGTCACCCGTTCTGCCTGGTGTGGGGCGTCGACACCTGA
- a CDS encoding alpha/beta hydrolase, whose amino-acid sequence MTDIDDSPAQAEADTPAPGPRKAWWVRRYTFTGTAVGLVLLWLSMTPSLLPRGPLFQGLVSGGAGAIGYGIGVFAVWLVRYMASKDTSPPAPRSAWWVLLAVGVIGLVLAIVWFHEWQDNVRDLMGVPRLTLGDYPLAAAISVVTLFVFVEIGQLIGRLVRYLVRQLNRVAPPRVSAVIVVTLLLALTIALLNGVVVRFAMSTINKTFAAVNDETDPDNAAPDTVLRSGGPESLVSWESLGHQGRIFISGGPSVAELSAFDGRPATEPIRAYAGLNSADGIKATAELAALELQRTGGLDRAVVAVATTTGTGWINEAEASALEYMYNGDTAIVSMQYSFLPSWLSFLVDKENARQAGQALFEAVDELIREMPEARRPKLVVFGESLGSFGGEAPFLALNNLIARTDGALFSGPTFNNTIWADLTHNRDPGSPEWLPVYDKGANVRFVAEARDLQRPHDPWEQPRAVYLQHASDPIAWWNPDLLFAQPDWLREPRGYDVSPDMEWIPVVTFLQVSADMAVAVNVPDGHGHVYVRNVADAWASILLPPGWSQEKTERLRSLLRSDENS is encoded by the coding sequence GTGACCGACATCGACGACTCGCCGGCGCAGGCGGAGGCGGACACGCCGGCGCCGGGACCCCGCAAGGCGTGGTGGGTTCGGCGCTACACCTTCACGGGGACCGCTGTCGGTCTGGTCTTGCTGTGGTTGTCGATGACGCCGTCGCTGCTGCCACGCGGCCCGCTGTTCCAAGGGCTCGTCAGCGGCGGCGCGGGCGCGATCGGGTACGGCATCGGCGTGTTCGCGGTGTGGCTGGTCCGGTACATGGCGTCGAAGGACACCAGCCCGCCCGCACCGCGCTCGGCCTGGTGGGTGCTGCTGGCCGTCGGGGTCATCGGGCTGGTGCTGGCGATCGTCTGGTTCCACGAGTGGCAGGACAACGTCCGCGATCTGATGGGTGTGCCCCGGCTGACGCTGGGCGACTATCCGCTGGCCGCCGCCATCTCGGTCGTCACGCTGTTCGTGTTCGTCGAGATCGGGCAGTTGATCGGCCGGCTGGTGCGCTACCTCGTCCGTCAGCTCAATCGCGTTGCGCCACCCCGGGTTTCGGCGGTGATCGTGGTGACGTTGTTGCTCGCGCTGACGATCGCGCTGCTCAACGGCGTGGTGGTGCGGTTCGCGATGAGCACGATCAACAAGACGTTCGCCGCGGTCAACGACGAGACCGACCCCGACAACGCGGCGCCTGACACGGTCCTGCGCTCGGGTGGCCCCGAATCGCTGGTGAGCTGGGAATCGCTGGGCCACCAGGGCCGCATCTTCATCTCCGGCGGCCCGTCGGTGGCCGAGCTCAGCGCGTTCGACGGCCGTCCGGCCACCGAACCGATCCGTGCCTACGCCGGCCTGAACTCCGCGGACGGAATCAAGGCCACCGCCGAGCTGGCGGCGCTCGAGTTGCAGCGCACCGGCGGGCTGGACCGCGCCGTGGTGGCGGTCGCGACGACCACCGGGACCGGGTGGATCAACGAGGCGGAGGCCTCGGCGCTGGAGTACATGTACAACGGCGACACCGCGATCGTGTCGATGCAGTACTCCTTTCTGCCGAGTTGGTTGTCGTTCCTGGTCGACAAGGAGAACGCCCGGCAGGCGGGACAGGCACTGTTCGAGGCGGTCGACGAGCTGATCCGGGAGATGCCCGAAGCCCGGCGGCCCAAGCTGGTGGTCTTCGGGGAGAGCCTCGGTTCCTTCGGTGGCGAGGCGCCGTTCCTGGCGTTGAACAACCTGATCGCCCGCACCGACGGCGCGCTGTTCAGCGGTCCGACGTTCAACAACACGATCTGGGCCGACCTGACCCACAACCGCGACCCCGGCTCGCCGGAGTGGCTGCCCGTCTACGACAAGGGTGCCAACGTCCGCTTCGTCGCCGAGGCGCGCGATCTGCAACGTCCGCACGATCCGTGGGAACAGCCCCGCGCGGTCTACCTGCAGCACGCCTCGGATCCGATCGCGTGGTGGAACCCGGATCTGCTGTTCGCCCAACCTGATTGGTTACGGGAACCCCGGGGCTACGACGTGTCGCCCGACATGGAGTGGATACCGGTCGTCACGTTCCTGCAGGTGTCCGCCGACATGGCCGTCGCGGTCAACGTGCCCGACGGACACGGCCATGTGTACGTGCGCAACGTGGCCGACGCGTGGGCGTCGATCCTGTTGCCGCCGGGGTGGTCTCAGGAGAAGACGGAGCGGTTGCGTTCGCTGTTGCGGTCGGACGAGAACAGCTAG
- a CDS encoding cation:dicarboxylate symporter family transporter has product MNTTMDRSAREPGPTSAPKRRDRTHWLYIAVIVAVLAGVGVGILAPEVGKSVGVLGTMFVALIKMMIAPVIFCTIVLGIGSVRKAATVGKVGGLAFVYFLVMSTFALAIGLVVGNLLHPGTGLHLSESAAGKGVELADKAHEAGGLMDFVQGVIPTSLFSALTEGSVLQALFIALLVGFAIQGLGSAGQPILRGIEHLQKLVFKVLVMILWLAPIGAFGAIANVVGQTGWAAVGQLLTLMVGFYITCAIFVFGVLGALLRMASGVSIFKLVRYLAREYLLIVSTSSSESALPRLIAKMEHLGVDRSTVGVVVPTGYSFNLDGTAIYLTMASLFIAGALGDPLSLTEQIGLLVFMIVASKGAAGVTGAGLATLAGGLQAHRPDLLDGVGLIVGIDRFMSEARALTNFSGNAVATLLVGSWTRTVDKVKVDAVLAGRDPFDELTMLDDDHGSRVQEPQQEKFPAAV; this is encoded by the coding sequence ATGAACACCACGATGGACAGGTCGGCTCGCGAGCCGGGGCCGACGTCAGCGCCCAAGCGGCGCGACCGCACCCACTGGCTCTACATCGCCGTCATCGTCGCGGTGCTCGCCGGTGTCGGGGTCGGCATCCTGGCGCCAGAGGTGGGCAAGAGCGTCGGCGTGCTCGGCACGATGTTCGTGGCGCTGATCAAGATGATGATCGCGCCGGTCATCTTCTGCACGATCGTGCTCGGCATCGGATCGGTCCGCAAGGCGGCCACCGTAGGCAAGGTCGGCGGGCTGGCGTTCGTGTACTTCCTCGTGATGTCGACGTTCGCGCTGGCGATCGGCCTCGTCGTCGGCAACCTGCTGCACCCCGGAACGGGGCTCCACCTGTCCGAGAGCGCCGCGGGCAAGGGCGTCGAACTCGCCGACAAGGCGCACGAGGCCGGCGGCCTGATGGACTTCGTGCAGGGCGTCATCCCGACGTCGCTGTTCTCGGCATTGACCGAAGGCAGTGTGCTGCAGGCGCTGTTCATCGCCCTGCTCGTCGGCTTCGCGATCCAGGGCCTCGGGTCGGCGGGTCAGCCGATCCTGCGCGGTATCGAGCATCTGCAGAAGCTGGTGTTCAAGGTCCTGGTGATGATTCTGTGGCTGGCGCCGATAGGTGCGTTCGGCGCGATCGCCAACGTCGTCGGCCAGACCGGCTGGGCCGCGGTGGGTCAGCTGTTGACGTTGATGGTCGGCTTCTACATCACCTGCGCGATCTTCGTCTTCGGTGTGCTCGGTGCGCTGCTGCGCATGGCGTCGGGGGTGTCGATCTTCAAGCTGGTGCGCTACCTGGCCCGCGAGTACCTGCTGATCGTGTCGACGTCCTCGTCGGAGTCGGCGCTGCCCCGGCTGATCGCCAAGATGGAGCACCTCGGTGTCGACCGCTCGACCGTCGGCGTGGTCGTGCCCACCGGCTACTCGTTCAACCTGGACGGCACCGCGATCTACCTGACGATGGCGTCGCTGTTCATCGCCGGCGCGCTGGGCGACCCGTTGTCGCTGACCGAACAGATCGGGCTGCTGGTCTTCATGATCGTCGCCTCCAAGGGCGCGGCCGGGGTGACCGGTGCCGGGCTGGCGACCCTGGCCGGCGGTCTGCAGGCCCACCGGCCCGACCTGCTCGACGGCGTGGGACTGATCGTCGGCATCGACCGGTTCATGTCCGAGGCCCGCGCGCTGACCAACTTCTCGGGCAATGCGGTGGCCACGCTGCTGGTCGGGTCGTGGACGCGCACCGTGGACAAGGTCAAGGTCGACGCGGTGCTGGCCGGACGGGACCCGTTCGACGAGCTGACCATGCTCGACGATGATCACGGCTCGCGCGTTCAGGAGCCGCAGCAGGAGAAGTTCCCTGCCGCGGTGTAG
- a CDS encoding patatin-like phospholipase family protein — protein MRVALALGSGGARGYAHIGVINELHERGHEIVGIAGSSMGALVGGLEAAGKLDEYTSWAGSLTQRAVLRLLDPSITSAGVLRAEKILDAVREILGEATIEALPIPYTSVATDLITGKSVWMQRGPVDDAIRASIAIPGVITPHVLDGRLLADGGILDPLPMAPIAAVAADVTIAVSLSGEDPETHRREHESRQPTGDWLNRMWRSSSSLLDTKAARSLLDTPTGRAVLGRFAVGDDEPVTEPAGHLVPKLGAFEVMNRVIDIAQAALARHTLAAYPPDLLIEVPRTVCRSLDFHRATEVIDIGQELASVALDTLEARVPESGSDA, from the coding sequence ATGCGGGTCGCATTGGCTCTGGGCAGTGGGGGCGCACGAGGTTATGCCCACATCGGCGTGATCAACGAGCTCCACGAGCGCGGCCACGAGATCGTCGGCATCGCCGGCTCGTCGATGGGTGCTCTGGTAGGGGGCCTGGAGGCGGCGGGCAAGCTCGACGAGTACACGTCCTGGGCGGGCTCGCTGACCCAGCGCGCGGTTCTTCGCCTGCTCGACCCGTCGATCACGTCGGCCGGGGTGCTGCGGGCGGAGAAGATCCTCGACGCCGTCCGGGAGATCCTCGGCGAGGCCACCATCGAGGCGCTGCCGATCCCGTACACGTCGGTGGCCACCGATCTGATCACGGGTAAGTCGGTCTGGATGCAGCGAGGCCCGGTCGACGACGCGATCCGGGCCTCGATCGCGATCCCCGGTGTGATCACGCCGCATGTGCTCGACGGGCGGCTGCTCGCCGACGGCGGCATCCTCGACCCGCTGCCGATGGCGCCGATCGCGGCGGTCGCCGCCGACGTCACGATCGCGGTCAGCCTGTCCGGGGAGGATCCGGAAACGCACCGCCGCGAGCACGAGTCCCGGCAGCCCACCGGGGACTGGCTGAACCGGATGTGGCGCAGTTCGTCGTCACTGCTCGACACCAAGGCGGCCCGCTCGCTGCTGGACACCCCGACGGGGCGGGCGGTGCTGGGCCGGTTCGCGGTGGGCGACGACGAGCCCGTCACCGAACCGGCCGGCCACCTCGTGCCCAAGCTGGGTGCGTTCGAGGTGATGAACCGCGTCATCGACATCGCACAGGCGGCGCTGGCACGCCATACGCTGGCGGCCTATCCGCCCGATCTGCTCATCGAGGTGCCGCGCACGGTGTGCCGGAGCCTGGACTTCCACCGCGCCACTGAGGTGATCGACATCGGCCAGGAACTCGCCAGCGTCGCACTCGACACCCTGGAGGCCAGGGTGCCCGAATCCGGTTCAGACGCCTAG
- a CDS encoding rhodanese-like domain-containing protein yields MGSRIDVVLENARTKIKRLSADEVPAALRRGAILVDIRPAAQRAREGEMPTALIVERNVLEWRLDPTSDARLPQAVDDDVEWVVLCSEGYTSSLAAAALQEIGLHRATDVIGGYHALKGVLVY; encoded by the coding sequence ATGGGCAGCCGCATCGACGTGGTTCTGGAGAATGCACGCACGAAGATCAAGCGGTTGTCCGCCGACGAGGTGCCGGCCGCGCTGCGCCGCGGCGCGATCCTCGTCGACATCCGGCCCGCCGCACAGCGCGCCCGCGAAGGAGAGATGCCGACGGCACTGATCGTGGAGCGCAACGTGCTGGAGTGGCGCCTCGACCCCACCAGCGACGCCCGGCTGCCGCAGGCCGTCGACGACGACGTGGAGTGGGTGGTGCTGTGCTCGGAGGGCTACACCTCCAGCCTTGCGGCGGCGGCGCTGCAGGAGATCGGGCTGCACCGCGCCACCGACGTCATCGGCGGCTACCACGCGCTCAAGGGCGTGCTGGTCTACTAG
- a CDS encoding patatin-like phospholipase family protein, which yields MTDVEVPTPPRDVTGTKRALVLAGGGLAGIAWETGMLTGIADVEPAAAHALLDSDVVLGTSAGSTVAAQLGSGTPIEELFARQLSDEAGAAEIHPGVSVDAISELFLAAMLTPGATREQKLQQIGAVAAATDTVAEPVRRAVIEHRLPSHDWPARDLRITGIDIATGELVVFDRTSGVGLVDAVAASCAVPGAWPPVTIGDRSYMDGGVRSTVNMSAVTDCDVAVALVPSGADTPSPWGSATIEEIDAFPGTTLAVFADAEALAAFGPNPLDPACRAPSAHAGRAQGRREARRVADFLGV from the coding sequence ATGACAGACGTGGAGGTGCCGACGCCGCCTCGCGACGTGACGGGCACCAAGCGCGCCCTCGTGCTCGCCGGCGGTGGATTGGCGGGGATCGCTTGGGAGACAGGAATGTTGACGGGTATCGCCGACGTCGAGCCGGCTGCGGCGCACGCGCTGCTCGACTCCGATGTGGTGCTGGGCACCTCGGCCGGGTCGACGGTCGCCGCGCAACTGGGCAGCGGTACGCCGATCGAGGAGTTGTTCGCCCGGCAGCTCTCCGATGAGGCGGGGGCGGCTGAGATCCACCCCGGGGTGTCGGTCGATGCCATCTCGGAGTTGTTCCTCGCGGCGATGCTCACCCCCGGCGCCACCCGGGAACAGAAGCTGCAGCAGATCGGCGCGGTGGCAGCGGCCACCGACACCGTCGCAGAGCCGGTCCGGCGCGCGGTGATCGAGCATCGGCTGCCGTCCCACGACTGGCCGGCGCGCGACCTGCGCATCACCGGAATCGACATCGCCACCGGCGAACTCGTGGTGTTCGACCGCACATCGGGAGTGGGGCTGGTCGACGCGGTGGCCGCCAGTTGCGCGGTGCCCGGGGCGTGGCCGCCGGTCACCATCGGCGACCGGAGCTACATGGACGGCGGCGTGCGCAGCACCGTGAACATGTCCGCGGTCACCGACTGCGACGTCGCGGTCGCCCTCGTCCCGTCCGGCGCGGACACCCCGTCGCCGTGGGGAAGCGCCACGATCGAGGAGATCGACGCGTTCCCCGGAACGACGCTGGCGGTGTTCGCCGACGCCGAGGCGCTCGCGGCGTTCGGCCCCAACCCGCTGGACCCGGCCTGCCGAGCACCGTCGGCGCACGCCGGCCGCGCGCAGGGCCGTCGCGAAGCCCGCCGGGTCGCCGATTTCCTAGGCGTCTGA
- a CDS encoding lipid-transfer protein, whose protein sequence is MKRVFVVGVGMTKFEKPGRREGWDYPEMARESGTKALEDAGVAYSLIEQGYVGYCSGDSTSGQRALYELGMTGIPIVNVNNNCSTGSTALYLGAQSIRGGLADCVLALGFEKMQPGSLGGGAEDRESPLKRHILALNEIDAMQFPVAPWMFGAAGREHMRRYGSTAEHFAKIGYKNHKHSVNNPYAQFQDEYSLDDILAAKMISDPLTKLQCSPTSDGSAAVVLASEDFVARHDLAERAVEIVGQAMTTDFASTFDGSAANIIGYDMNVQAAQKVYDQSGLGPQDFQVIELHDCFSANELLLYEALGLCGPGEAPKLIDDEDTTYGGRWVVNPSGGLISKGHPLGATGLAQCSELTWQLRGDADKRQVDGVTAALQHNIGLGGAAVVTAYQRAQR, encoded by the coding sequence ATGAAGCGAGTGTTCGTCGTCGGCGTCGGGATGACCAAGTTCGAGAAGCCGGGCCGCCGGGAAGGCTGGGACTATCCCGAAATGGCGCGGGAATCCGGCACCAAGGCGCTCGAGGACGCCGGTGTCGCCTACTCCTTGATCGAGCAAGGCTATGTCGGCTACTGCTCGGGGGACTCCACCTCGGGCCAGCGCGCCCTCTACGAGCTGGGCATGACGGGGATCCCGATCGTCAACGTCAACAACAACTGCTCGACCGGATCCACCGCCCTGTATCTGGGCGCGCAGTCGATTCGCGGCGGGCTGGCCGACTGCGTGCTGGCGCTGGGCTTCGAGAAGATGCAGCCCGGCTCGCTCGGCGGCGGCGCCGAGGACCGGGAATCGCCTTTGAAGCGACACATCTTGGCGCTCAACGAGATCGACGCCATGCAGTTCCCGGTGGCGCCGTGGATGTTCGGCGCCGCCGGCCGCGAGCACATGCGCAGATATGGAAGCACTGCTGAACATTTCGCAAAGATCGGCTACAAGAACCACAAGCATTCGGTGAACAATCCGTATGCCCAGTTCCAGGACGAGTACAGCCTCGACGACATCCTGGCGGCGAAGATGATTTCCGACCCGCTGACCAAGCTGCAGTGCTCGCCGACGTCGGACGGATCGGCGGCCGTGGTGCTCGCGAGCGAGGACTTCGTGGCGCGGCACGACCTGGCCGAGCGGGCGGTCGAGATCGTCGGGCAGGCGATGACCACCGACTTCGCGTCCACGTTCGACGGCAGCGCGGCCAACATCATCGGCTACGACATGAATGTGCAAGCGGCACAGAAGGTGTACGACCAGTCGGGGCTGGGTCCGCAGGACTTCCAGGTGATCGAGCTGCACGACTGCTTCTCGGCCAACGAGTTGCTGCTCTACGAGGCCCTCGGGCTGTGTGGGCCCGGCGAAGCACCCAAGCTGATCGACGACGAGGACACCACCTACGGCGGACGCTGGGTGGTCAACCCGTCGGGCGGGCTGATCTCCAAGGGGCATCCGCTGGGCGCGACGGGTCTGGCCCAGTGCAGCGAGTTGACGTGGCAGTTGCGCGGTGACGCGGACAAGCGTCAGGTCGACGGTGTCACCGCCGCGCTGCAGCACAACATCGGGCTGGGCGGGGCGGCGGTGGTGACGGCCTACCAGCGCGCGCAGCGGTGA
- a CDS encoding enoyl-CoA hydratase encodes MTAENYETILVARDGRVATITLNRPKALNALNSQVMHEVTTAAAELDADPGVGAIIVTGNEKAFAAGADIKEMANLSFAEVFSSDIFAAWGRFAATRTPTIAAVAGYALGGGCELAMMCDILIAADSAKFGQPEIKLGVLPGMGGSQRLTRAIGKAKAMDLILTGRNMGAEEAERAGLVSRVVPADTLLEEARAVAQTIAGMSLSASRMAKEAVNRAFESTLAEGLLYERRLFHSAFATDDQTEGMAAFAEKRSPNFTHR; translated from the coding sequence ATGACCGCAGAGAACTACGAGACCATCCTCGTCGCCCGCGACGGCCGGGTCGCCACCATCACATTGAACCGGCCCAAGGCGCTCAACGCGCTCAACAGCCAGGTGATGCACGAAGTCACCACCGCCGCAGCCGAACTCGACGCCGACCCGGGTGTCGGCGCGATCATCGTCACCGGCAACGAGAAGGCGTTCGCCGCCGGGGCGGACATCAAGGAGATGGCGAACCTGTCGTTCGCCGAGGTCTTCTCGTCCGACATCTTCGCCGCCTGGGGCAGGTTCGCGGCCACCCGCACCCCGACCATCGCGGCGGTGGCCGGGTATGCGCTGGGCGGCGGCTGCGAGCTGGCGATGATGTGCGACATCCTGATCGCCGCCGACAGCGCCAAGTTCGGCCAGCCCGAGATCAAGCTCGGCGTGCTGCCGGGGATGGGCGGCTCCCAGCGGTTGACGCGCGCGATCGGCAAGGCCAAGGCGATGGACCTGATCCTGACCGGCCGCAACATGGGCGCCGAAGAGGCCGAGCGTGCCGGGCTGGTGTCCCGCGTCGTCCCGGCCGACACCCTTCTCGAGGAGGCCCGTGCGGTCGCGCAGACGATCGCAGGCATGTCGCTGTCCGCGTCGCGGATGGCAAAGGAGGCCGTCAACCGCGCGTTCGAATCGACTCTGGCGGAGGGGTTGCTCTACGAGCGCCGGCTGTTCCACTCGGCGTTCGCCACCGACGACCAGACCGAGGGGATGGCCGCGTTCGCCGAGAAGCGTTCGCCGAACTTCACACACCGCTAA
- the lpqV gene encoding lipoprotein LpqV, with amino-acid sequence MPSPVVRVAAVVVAGALASAGCSSAPEPAAPSSSPSEASTSSASPTSSTSLAPDAIAVSPGGVTTKVGAPAESTEDDYFQACRAARTWMDQQGGDPKTQIEPYLKTLQSAPTVGPGDFDKRWSELSAGQQSAVIVAVEAAADALCG; translated from the coding sequence ATGCCCAGTCCTGTTGTCCGGGTCGCCGCTGTCGTCGTCGCGGGTGCGCTGGCCTCGGCGGGATGCTCCTCGGCTCCCGAGCCCGCTGCTCCGTCGTCGTCCCCGTCCGAGGCCTCGACGTCGTCGGCATCGCCGACGAGTTCGACCTCGCTGGCGCCCGACGCGATCGCCGTGTCCCCAGGCGGGGTCACCACCAAGGTGGGCGCCCCCGCCGAGTCCACCGAGGACGACTACTTCCAGGCCTGCCGCGCCGCGCGGACGTGGATGGACCAGCAGGGCGGTGACCCGAAGACGCAGATCGAGCCGTACCTGAAGACGCTGCAGAGCGCACCGACGGTGGGACCCGGCGACTTCGACAAGAGGTGGTCGGAGTTGTCGGCCGGACAGCAGTCCGCGGTGATCGTCGCGGTCGAGGCCGCCGCCGACGCGCTGTGCGGGTAG
- a CDS encoding cysteine dioxygenase, protein MVLAPTRLRPADLLHATDRYAADVLGGRYDRVLPAGGTPAAERWFTRLHGDDELDVWLISWVPDRSTELHDHGGSLGALTVVSGALQETRWDGEQLRHRRLAAGDQAAFPLGWVHDVVWARDTISVARPSPTLSVHAYSPPLTAMSYYEVSERNTLRRMRTELTDQPEGK, encoded by the coding sequence ATGGTTCTCGCGCCTACCCGGCTGCGCCCTGCCGACCTGCTGCACGCCACCGACCGCTACGCCGCCGACGTTCTGGGCGGGCGGTACGACCGTGTGCTGCCGGCCGGCGGAACCCCCGCCGCCGAACGCTGGTTCACCCGGCTGCACGGCGATGACGAGCTGGACGTGTGGCTGATCAGCTGGGTGCCCGACCGTTCGACCGAACTGCACGACCACGGCGGCTCCCTCGGCGCGCTGACCGTGGTGTCGGGTGCGCTGCAGGAGACCCGATGGGACGGTGAGCAGCTGCGGCACCGCAGGTTGGCGGCGGGGGACCAGGCCGCGTTCCCGCTCGGCTGGGTGCACGACGTGGTCTGGGCGCGCGACACCATCAGCGTCGCCCGGCCCAGCCCCACCCTGAGCGTGCACGCCTACTCCCCGCCGTTGACCGCGATGTCCTACTACGAGGTCTCCGAGCGGAACACGTTGCGCCGCATGCGGACCGAATTGACCGATCAGCCGGAGGGAAAATAG
- a CDS encoding class II glutamine amidotransferase, which produces MCRLFGLHAGTAVPATFWLLDAPDSLAEQSRRNPDGTGLGYFDAAGRPVVDKQPLAAWEDAEFAREAREVTASTVLAHVRYASTGSPDAANTHPFLQDGRLFAHNGVVDDLDVLDARLAELQVANLVVGQTDSERVFALITASVQRHGGDVGAGLLDAVNWLAAHAGIYALNILLCTATDMWALRYPDTHDLFLLDRRRPARHAPFELRSRRIHSRAAQLDDAPSVVFATERMDDDPAWRPLGDGELVHVGPGLDITCATGAVAAPTHSLTAADLTPVAAASQRSG; this is translated from the coding sequence ATGTGCCGACTGTTCGGGCTGCACGCCGGCACCGCAGTGCCGGCGACGTTCTGGTTGCTCGACGCACCCGACAGCCTGGCCGAACAGAGCCGGCGCAACCCCGACGGCACCGGCCTCGGATACTTCGACGCGGCGGGCCGCCCGGTGGTCGACAAGCAGCCCCTGGCGGCCTGGGAGGACGCAGAATTCGCCCGGGAGGCCCGCGAGGTGACCGCGTCGACGGTTCTCGCCCATGTGCGTTACGCGTCCACCGGTTCCCCCGACGCGGCGAACACCCACCCCTTCCTTCAGGACGGCCGGCTGTTCGCCCACAACGGCGTGGTCGACGACCTCGATGTGCTCGACGCCCGGTTGGCCGAGTTGCAGGTCGCGAATCTTGTTGTCGGTCAAACGGATTCGGAACGCGTATTCGCGCTCATCACGGCCTCGGTGCAGCGTCACGGCGGTGACGTCGGTGCCGGCCTGCTCGATGCCGTGAACTGGCTCGCCGCCCACGCGGGCATCTACGCACTGAACATCCTGCTGTGCACCGCCACCGACATGTGGGCGCTGCGCTATCCCGACACCCACGACCTGTTCCTGCTGGACCGTCGCCGGCCCGCGCGGCATGCGCCGTTCGAGTTGCGCAGCAGGAGGATTCACAGCCGGGCCGCGCAGCTCGACGACGCCCCGTCGGTGGTGTTCGCCACCGAACGGATGGACGACGACCCGGCCTGGCGACCGCTGGGCGACGGCGAACTCGTGCACGTCGGACCCGGCCTCGACATCACCTGCGCCACCGGGGCGGTGGCAGCACCGACACACAGCCTGACGGCGGCGGACTTGACTCCGGTCGCGGCGGCAAGCCAGCGTTCCGGCTGA
- a CDS encoding NAD(P)H-dependent amine dehydrogenase family protein — protein sequence MALRVVQWATGGVGVAAIKGVLEHPELELAGCWVHSAAKAGRDVGHLIGTAPLGVTATDSIDEILATDADAVIYSPLIANPEEVIALLRSGKNVVTPVGWLYPSERSGAPLREAALAGNATLHGTGIAPGGISEKFPLMLSAMSTGVTFVRAEEFSDLRTYEAPDVLRHVMGFGETPDKALTGPMQKMLDAGFIQAVRMCVDQLGFHSDPKVRATQEIAVATATIDSPMGPIEPGQVAGRKFHWEALVEGEPVARVTVNWLMGEEHLDPAWSFGPAGQRYEMEVRGNPDFTVSVKGFQSEVGGEGPEYGVVGTAAHCVNSVPAVCAAPPGIATYLDLPLISGRAAPGL from the coding sequence ATGGCGCTGCGCGTCGTGCAGTGGGCGACCGGCGGCGTCGGGGTCGCCGCGATCAAGGGCGTGCTCGAGCATCCCGAGCTCGAACTCGCCGGGTGCTGGGTGCATTCGGCGGCCAAGGCCGGCCGCGACGTCGGCCACCTGATCGGCACCGCACCTCTCGGTGTCACCGCCACCGACAGCATCGACGAGATCCTGGCCACCGACGCCGACGCGGTGATCTACTCCCCGCTGATCGCGAATCCCGAAGAGGTCATCGCGCTGCTGCGGTCCGGCAAGAACGTCGTCACCCCGGTCGGGTGGCTGTATCCCAGTGAGCGCAGCGGCGCCCCGCTGCGGGAGGCGGCACTGGCGGGCAATGCGACCCTGCACGGCACCGGCATCGCGCCGGGCGGCATCAGCGAGAAGTTCCCGCTGATGCTCTCGGCCATGTCGACGGGCGTGACGTTCGTCCGCGCAGAGGAGTTCTCCGATCTGCGCACCTACGAGGCGCCGGACGTGCTCCGCCACGTGATGGGATTCGGTGAGACCCCGGACAAGGCGCTGACCGGCCCGATGCAGAAGATGCTCGACGCCGGGTTCATTCAGGCCGTCCGGATGTGCGTGGACCAACTCGGCTTTCATTCCGATCCCAAGGTGCGGGCCACCCAGGAGATCGCGGTGGCCACCGCGACCATCGACTCCCCGATGGGGCCGATCGAGCCGGGGCAGGTCGCCGGACGCAAATTCCACTGGGAGGCGCTGGTCGAGGGGGAGCCGGTGGCGCGGGTGACGGTGAACTGGCTGATGGGGGAGGAGCACCTCGACCCGGCGTGGTCGTTCGGCCCGGCCGGGCAGCGCTACGAGATGGAGGTGCGCGGTAACCCCGACTTCACCGTCTCGGTGAAGGGCTTCCAGTCCGAGGTCGGTGGCGAAGGCCCGGAGTACGGCGTGGTCGGCACGGCCGCACACTGTGTGAACTCGGTGCCCGCGGTGTGCGCCGCGCCGCCGGGCATCGCGACCTACCTGGACCTCCCGCTGATCAGCGGCAGGGCGGCACCCGGGCTGTAG